The region CGCCGCCGGGAGGCACGCGCAGCGTCTGGCCCGCGACGAGGCGGGTGTCGACGTCGGCGCGCTTGCCGTCGACGCGCACCTGTCCGGTACGGGCCCAGCGCGAGACCATCGCGAAGCCGACCTGCGGCAGGTGGCGCTTGAACCAGCGATCGAGGCGCACCCCGTCATCGTCGTGGCCGACGGTGAACTGGCGGACCATGTCGTCGCTCTTGGTGGGTCGCATTATAGGCTCCGCATGAGGATGAGGCCGAGAAACAGGCTGACGAAGCCGGCAATGACCGAAAGTCCTGCGTAGAAGCAGGCAAGGCCGGGCTGGCCGCGTTCGAGAATGGTGACGAAGTCGAGGCTGAACGAGGAAAACGTCGTGAATCCCCCGAGAAGGCCGACCGCCAGGAAAAGCCGGGTGCCTTCGCCGTGGCTCCCATAGCGGGCAAGCCAGCCGACGAGAAGTCCCATCAGCAGGCTGCCCAGAACATTCACGGTCAGCGTGCCATAGGGAAAGTCGCCCGCGCGCACGGGGCCGAGCGCGCCGGACCAGGCGCGTCCGACGAGAAAGCGCAGCCATGCGCCGAGGCCGCCGCCAAAGGCCACGAAGAGCGAGGCGGCGATAAAGGAAGGTTGTGGCATGGGCTCGCCTTAACGGTGAATCGCGCGATTTCCAATCGCTGCGCGGGCCGGATCGCGGGGAAGGGGCGGATTTTCGCCCTTCGCGCTTGTCTTCGCGGTGTCACTTTGATATTGGCGCGCTCAACAAGACCGGTCCCGGCAGGGAATCGGCTCTGCTTTGTCATTCATGATTCGCGGTTCTCCTCGCTTTTTGATGATGCGGGGAGGGCCTCGTTCGTTCTATTGAGGTGTTCTAGTTTATGCAGATCATGGTTCGCGACAACAATGTTGACCAGGCCCTTCGTGCGCTCAAGAAGAAGCTGCAGCGTGAAGGCGTCTACCGCGAGATGAAGCTGCGTCGCCACTTCGAGAAGCCCTCGGAAAAGCGCGCTCGCGAGAAGGCTGCTGCCGTGCGCCGCGCCCGCAAGCTCGAGCGCAAGCGCATGGAGCGCGACGGCGTCAAGTAAGCGACGCCGGCCGGACGAGGCGCACCCCGCAAGTGGCGTGCGCGCTCCGGCTGCGTGATCGTGCGGCATTCGCTTGCCTACGGTCGCCTGTGGACATCCGGAAAGGCCCGGGCACCTCGCCTGACGGGCAGTCCGCAGGTCCGCGCACAGCACATAATGCTTGCAGCTTGAATGCTGCTGCTGCTTGAGCCATGAGGGCGCGGAAATTCTTTTCCGCGCCCTTAGTGTTTCTACACGAGTTCTCGCCAGTCCAGAGTTCCAGCCCCGAGTCTTTGCTTATCGGGGCTTTGCTTAGGCAGGACAGGGCGCTAAGCGAACCACCGGTGCCGCTTGGGGGCACGCATACGTAACGAGGCCTTGAGACCATGACTGAGATCACCCGCGTACCGCTGCAGCCGATCGCCAAGGGCGCCGTCGGCAAGATCTGGATCGGTGCGCTGGCGCTCGCTCTTGCCGGTGCCGGGATCGCCTATGCAGCGATGCCCGCTTCGGTCGACGTGAAGACGCTCACCGCCGGTGCCGGCGAATCGCCGACCGTCGATGACGTGGTCCTGATCAGCTACAAGGGCACGCTGCCCGACGGTAAGGTCTTCGACGAGGCGCAGCAGGTGCCCATGGCGC is a window of Novosphingobium aureum DNA encoding:
- the crcB gene encoding fluoride efflux transporter CrcB — its product is MPQPSFIAASLFVAFGGGLGAWLRFLVGRAWSGALGPVRAGDFPYGTLTVNVLGSLLMGLLVGWLARYGSHGEGTRLFLAVGLLGGFTTFSSFSLDFVTILERGQPGLACFYAGLSVIAGFVSLFLGLILMRSL
- the rpsU gene encoding 30S ribosomal protein S21, producing MQIMVRDNNVDQALRALKKKLQREGVYREMKLRRHFEKPSEKRAREKAAAVRRARKLERKRMERDGVK